One Xylocopa sonorina isolate GNS202 chromosome 18, iyXylSono1_principal, whole genome shotgun sequence DNA segment encodes these proteins:
- the Snrnp-u1-70k gene encoding LOW QUALITY PROTEIN: small ribonucleoprotein particle U1 subunit 70K (The sequence of the model RefSeq protein was modified relative to this genomic sequence to represent the inferred CDS: inserted 1 base in 1 codon): MTQFLPPNLLALFAPRDPIPYLPPVSKLPHEKKNGGYIGVGNFLKYFEDPKDTPPPVRVETREERLERRRRERAEQVAYKLEQEIAVWDPAGIPNVTADPFKTLFVARINYDTSESKLRREFEVYGPVKKIVVIHNTINGKPRGYAFIEYEHERDMHSWWPLPATSAVHYSMQXSLNLPDMIAAYKHADGKKIDGRRVLVDVERARTVKGWLPRRLGGGLGGTRRGGPDVNIKHSGREDNERERERYRLERERENSGRLDRDRDRDRLDRERRRSRDRKRRTRSRSRDRKRRRSRDRLPDPDIEEIQRDERPRDRRDRDRDRDRDRDRKRRRSRSNDRDRDRDRKRDKRDRDRERRDRKDRGDRQDEDTKEIRIKEEPLDDYPDYSNTFSTSGSYFSAVKYEDDNDQEVEEKYRIPEGRPDPPPYNNYDSVQDY; the protein is encoded by the exons ATGACGCAGTTTTTACCACCGAATTTGTTAGCTCTTTTTGCTCCCCGGGATCCTATACCATATTTACCTCCCGTCAGCAAACTCCCACATGAGAAGAAGAATGGAGGCTACATCGGCGTTGGAAATTTTCTCAAGTACTTTGAG GACCCTAAAGACACACCGCCACCGGTACGCGTGGAAACGAGGGAAGAACGCCTCGAACGTAGAAGAAGGGAACGTGCGGAGCAAGTAGCATATAAGTTGGAGCAAGAAATCGCTGTGTGGGATCCCGCTGGTATCCCAAACGTAACTGCTGATCCTTTTAAAACTCTTTTTGTAGCTCGAATA AACTATGATACATCTGAATCCAAACTTAGGAGGGAATTTGAAGTGTACGGTCCAGTAAAAAAG ATAGTGGTAATTCACAATACAATAAATGGCAAACCTAGGGGATATGCTTTCATTGAGTATGAGCACGAAAGAGATATGCACT CGTGGTGGCCGCTGCCGGCAACTAGTGCCGTTCACTATTCCATGC AATCCCTGAACCTGCCTGATATGATAG CTGCTTATAAGCATGCGGATGGTAAGAAAATAGATGGTCGCAGAGTGTTGGTCGACGTGGAACGAGCTAGGACTGTGAAAGGATGGCTACCGCGAAGGCTCGGCGGTGGACTTGGTGGAACGCGAAGGGGCGGGCCTGACGTAAACATTAAACATTCTGGTCGGGAAGATAATGAAAGAGAACGAGAACGGTATCGTTTGGAACGGGAGAGGGAGAATTCTGGACGCCTTGATAGAGACAG AGATCGCGATCGTTTGGACAGAGAACGTAGAAGATCGCGCGATCGCAAGAGAAGAACAAGAAGCAGGTCGCGAGATCGAAAACGTAGACGAAGTCGCGATCGTCTGCCTGATCCGGACATTGAAGAGATCCAAAGAGACGAAAGACCCCGCGACAGGAGAGATCGTGATCGTGATCGCGATCGTGACCGGGATCGTAAGAGGAGACGTTCCAGGAGTAACGATCGCGATCGTGACCGTGATCGTAAGAGGGACAAGCGTGATCGCGATCGCGAACGTAGAGATAGGAAAGACCGGGGCGATCGCCAAGACGAGGACACAAAAGAGATACGAATTAAGGAGGAACCCTTGGACG ATTACCCCGACTATAGCAACACCTTTTCAACGTCTGGATCATACTTTAGCGCTGTTAAATACGAAGACGATAATGACCAAGAAGTGGAAGAGAAGTACAGAATTCCAGAAGGTCGTCCAGATCCCCCTCCCTATAATAATTACGACTCCGTACAAGACTATTGA